From Streptomyces sp. NBC_00775, one genomic window encodes:
- the rimI gene encoding ribosomal protein S18-alanine N-acetyltransferase, whose protein sequence is MRWWDIDPVLELEKDLFPEDAWSRGMFWSELAHARGAEATRRYVVATEGERLVGYAGLAAAGDLGDVQTIAVRREQWGTGLGARLLTELLRAATAFECAEVMLECRVDNVRAQKLYERFGFEPIGFRRGYYQPGNIDALVMRLTDPSSSVQGTESNG, encoded by the coding sequence ATGCGCTGGTGGGACATCGATCCCGTACTGGAGCTGGAGAAGGACCTCTTCCCCGAGGACGCCTGGTCGCGGGGGATGTTCTGGTCCGAGCTGGCCCACGCGCGCGGGGCGGAGGCGACACGGCGGTATGTCGTGGCCACCGAGGGGGAGCGGCTCGTCGGGTACGCCGGACTCGCCGCCGCCGGGGACCTCGGCGACGTACAGACCATCGCCGTACGCCGCGAACAGTGGGGCACGGGGCTCGGCGCCCGGCTGCTCACCGAGCTGCTGCGGGCGGCGACCGCGTTCGAGTGCGCCGAGGTGATGCTCGAATGCCGGGTGGACAACGTCCGCGCGCAGAAGCTGTACGAGCGCTTCGGCTTCGAGCCCATCGGCTTCCGGCGCGGCTACTACCAGCCAGGGAACATCGACGCCCTGGTCATGCGCCTGACCGACCCATCGAGTTCAGTACAAGGAACAGAGAGCAATGGCTGA
- a CDS encoding extracellular solute-binding protein: MRALGNTYTPLNRRRFLAASAATGLGAAALSACGSSDSGNSSGKTTVEWWNITTTQPAKKLWAQRAKEFEAAHPDVKIKVVTMENEAYKQKMTAQIASGKLPDIFHTWGGGVLKQQIDAGLVEDLTDRIASWTGNYVPASMTAYKYDDKMYAVPFDIGAVGFWYNKALFKKAGITTPPTTWSGYLDAIKALKKAGITPIALAGKEKWPGMYFWAYLSMRVAGLDAMQKASDDADFTGDDFVKAGQHLKDLVALQPFQKGFLGGAYSDPNGEAALMGNGKAAMELMGQWAPIVEADSGKGIGKDLGFFSFPAVEGGKGALTEVFGGGGGHALRKGAPDAALEFLKFFGEKEFAEKLVKETGLIPVSKDAAGALTDPNLTAVSDMLNKATGFQLYLDQAYAPAVGQEINDSVAALIAGSKSPEQVTRSVTQVAKSEKS; this comes from the coding sequence ATGCGAGCGTTGGGCAACACCTACACCCCCCTCAACCGCCGGAGGTTCCTGGCGGCGTCCGCGGCGACCGGCCTGGGCGCGGCCGCCCTGAGCGCGTGCGGCTCGTCGGACAGTGGGAACAGCTCGGGCAAGACCACCGTCGAGTGGTGGAACATCACCACCACCCAGCCCGCGAAGAAGCTGTGGGCCCAGCGCGCCAAGGAGTTCGAGGCCGCGCACCCGGACGTGAAGATCAAGGTCGTCACGATGGAGAACGAGGCGTACAAGCAGAAGATGACCGCGCAGATCGCCTCGGGCAAGCTGCCGGACATCTTCCACACCTGGGGCGGCGGCGTCCTCAAGCAGCAGATCGACGCGGGCCTGGTCGAGGACCTGACGGACCGGATCGCCTCCTGGACCGGCAACTACGTACCCGCCTCGATGACGGCCTACAAGTACGACGACAAGATGTACGCCGTCCCCTTCGACATCGGCGCGGTCGGCTTCTGGTACAACAAGGCGCTCTTCAAGAAGGCCGGCATCACCACCCCGCCCACCACCTGGTCCGGCTACCTCGACGCCATCAAGGCCCTCAAGAAGGCCGGCATCACGCCCATCGCCCTGGCCGGCAAGGAGAAGTGGCCCGGCATGTACTTCTGGGCGTACCTCTCGATGCGCGTCGCCGGTCTCGACGCCATGCAGAAGGCCTCCGACGACGCGGACTTCACCGGCGACGACTTCGTCAAGGCCGGCCAGCACCTCAAGGACCTCGTCGCGCTCCAGCCCTTCCAGAAGGGATTCCTCGGCGGGGCCTACTCCGACCCCAACGGCGAGGCGGCCCTGATGGGCAACGGCAAGGCGGCCATGGAGCTGATGGGCCAGTGGGCGCCGATCGTCGAGGCCGACTCCGGCAAGGGCATCGGCAAGGACCTCGGCTTCTTCTCCTTCCCCGCGGTCGAGGGCGGCAAGGGAGCGCTCACCGAGGTGTTCGGCGGAGGCGGCGGCCACGCACTGCGCAAGGGCGCGCCGGACGCGGCCCTGGAGTTCCTGAAGTTCTTCGGCGAGAAGGAGTTCGCCGAGAAGCTCGTCAAGGAGACCGGCCTGATCCCCGTCTCCAAGGACGCCGCCGGCGCGCTCACCGACCCCAACCTCACCGCCGTCTCCGACATGCTGAACAAGGCCACCGGCTTCCAGCTCTACCTCGACCAGGCGTACGCCCCCGCGGTCGGGCAGGAGATCAACGACAGCGTCGCCGCGCTCATCGCGGGCTCCAAGTCGCCTGAGCAGGTGACGCGTTCGGTCACGCAGGTCGCCAAGAGCGAGAAGAGCTAG
- the tsaE gene encoding tRNA (adenosine(37)-N6)-threonylcarbamoyltransferase complex ATPase subunit type 1 TsaE, with product MEAPAAAHNPAEPAQDGVSAQITVNSPEQMQELGRRLAKLLRAGDLVMLNGELGAGKTTLTRGLGEGLGVRGAVTSPTFVIARVHPSLGDGPPLVHVDAYRLGGGLDEMEDLDLDVSLSDSVIVVEWGEGKVEELTDDRLHVVIHRAVGDTTDEVRHVTVTGLGERWVTVDLSVLSA from the coding sequence ATGGAAGCACCAGCAGCAGCGCACAACCCGGCTGAGCCCGCGCAGGACGGGGTCAGCGCGCAGATTACCGTCAACTCCCCCGAACAGATGCAGGAGTTGGGCCGCCGGCTCGCCAAGCTGCTGCGCGCGGGCGACCTCGTGATGCTGAACGGGGAGCTCGGCGCGGGCAAGACCACGCTGACCCGCGGGCTCGGCGAGGGGCTCGGCGTGCGCGGCGCGGTCACCTCCCCGACCTTCGTCATCGCCCGCGTGCACCCCTCCCTCGGGGACGGTCCGCCGCTCGTCCACGTGGACGCGTATCGCCTCGGCGGCGGGCTCGACGAGATGGAGGACCTCGACCTCGACGTCTCGCTCTCCGACTCGGTGATCGTCGTGGAGTGGGGCGAGGGCAAGGTCGAGGAGCTGACCGACGACCGGCTGCACGTGGTCATCCACCGGGCCGTCGGGGACACCACGGACGAGGTACGGCATGTGACGGTCACCGGTCTGGGGGAGCGCTGGGTGACGGTCGACCTGAGCGTGCTCTCGGCCTGA
- a CDS encoding carbohydrate ABC transporter permease, protein MTHSTSTSATSSAGSAPYVPEVGKYDDQGVAAPGPGRRRSPLLRLRDWLSAVVFTVPALILFGLLVLVPMGYAIYVSFFNWGGFGSPSDSIGFDNYTRLFKDPVFLGDLGRGALLIGFSIVVQLPFALAMAVLLNQKLRGRAVYRMLFFAPYILSEVITGVLFSMIFAPGEGLADKVLDKVGLGGLGGDWFAGQHSVMPTLFIVMTWKYFGFHMMLYLAGLQGIPAELQEAARIDGAGTWQRFWHITLPLLAPTLRISAFLSVVYSIQLFDLVWVITTGGPDHASETMAISMVQYGFKRYQMGYASSISVVMFLISLVFALAYQRFVLRRDTEGAITTMRGKR, encoded by the coding sequence ATGACCCACTCGACTTCGACCTCCGCGACCTCCTCGGCGGGCTCGGCGCCGTACGTGCCCGAGGTCGGCAAGTACGACGACCAGGGCGTCGCCGCTCCCGGCCCGGGGCGCCGCCGGTCGCCGCTGCTCCGGCTGCGCGACTGGCTGTCGGCCGTCGTGTTCACAGTCCCCGCCCTCATCCTGTTCGGCCTGCTCGTGCTGGTGCCGATGGGCTACGCGATCTACGTCAGCTTCTTCAACTGGGGCGGATTCGGCTCGCCTTCGGACAGCATCGGCTTCGACAACTACACCCGGCTCTTCAAGGACCCCGTGTTCCTCGGGGACTTGGGGCGCGGCGCGCTGCTCATCGGCTTCTCCATCGTCGTGCAGTTGCCGTTCGCGCTCGCCATGGCCGTGCTGCTCAACCAGAAGCTGCGCGGCCGGGCCGTGTACCGGATGCTGTTCTTCGCCCCGTACATCCTGTCCGAGGTCATCACCGGCGTGCTGTTCAGCATGATCTTCGCGCCGGGGGAGGGGCTCGCCGACAAGGTCCTCGACAAGGTCGGGCTCGGCGGGCTGGGGGGCGACTGGTTCGCCGGTCAGCACAGCGTGATGCCCACCCTCTTCATCGTCATGACCTGGAAGTACTTCGGCTTCCACATGATGCTGTACCTCGCGGGCCTCCAGGGCATCCCCGCCGAACTGCAGGAGGCGGCGCGCATCGACGGCGCCGGCACCTGGCAGCGCTTCTGGCACATCACGCTGCCGCTGCTCGCGCCGACCCTCCGGATCAGCGCGTTCCTCTCGGTCGTCTACTCCATCCAGCTCTTCGACCTGGTCTGGGTCATCACCACCGGCGGCCCCGACCACGCTTCCGAGACCATGGCGATCAGCATGGTCCAGTACGGCTTCAAGCGCTATCAGATGGGCTACGCCAGCTCCATCAGCGTTGTGATGTTCCTGATCAGCCTGGTCTTCGCCCTCGCCTACCAGCGCTTCGTGCTGCGCCGGGACACCGAAGGAGCCATCACCACCATGCGAGGAAAACGATGA
- the tsaD gene encoding tRNA (adenosine(37)-N6)-threonylcarbamoyltransferase complex transferase subunit TsaD, with amino-acid sequence MADEPLVLGIETSCDETGVGIVRGHTLLADAIASSVDEHARFGGVVPEVASRAHLEAMVPTIDRALKEAGVSAKDLDGIAVTAGPGLAGALLVGVSAAKAYAYALGKPLYGVNHLASHICVDQLEHGALPEPTMALLVSGGHSSLLLSTDITSDVRPMGATIDDAAGEAFDKIARVLNLGFPGGPVIDRYAKEGDPKAIAFPRGLTGPRDAAYDFSFSGLKTAVARWIEAKRAAGEEVPVRDVAASFQEAVVDVLTRKAVRACKDQGVDHLMIGGGVAANSRLRVLAQERCEAAGIRLRVPRPKLCTDNGAMVAALGAEMVARNRAASDWDLSADSSLPVTDPHVPGHGHAHGHGHDHVHEVSKENLYS; translated from the coding sequence ATGGCTGACGAACCGCTCGTCCTCGGCATCGAGACCTCCTGCGACGAGACCGGCGTCGGCATCGTCCGCGGCCACACCCTGCTCGCGGACGCGATCGCCTCCAGCGTCGACGAGCACGCGCGTTTCGGCGGGGTCGTGCCCGAGGTCGCCTCCCGCGCCCACTTGGAAGCGATGGTGCCGACCATCGACCGGGCGCTGAAGGAGGCGGGGGTGAGCGCGAAGGACCTGGACGGGATCGCGGTCACCGCCGGGCCCGGGCTCGCCGGTGCGCTGCTCGTCGGGGTCTCCGCGGCGAAGGCGTACGCGTACGCGCTGGGCAAGCCGCTGTACGGGGTCAACCACCTCGCCTCCCACATCTGCGTGGACCAGCTGGAGCACGGCGCGCTGCCGGAGCCGACGATGGCGCTCCTCGTGTCGGGCGGCCACTCCTCGCTGCTTCTGTCCACGGACATCACCTCCGACGTACGGCCGATGGGCGCGACCATCGACGACGCGGCGGGCGAGGCCTTCGACAAGATCGCCCGCGTGCTGAACCTCGGCTTCCCGGGCGGCCCGGTCATCGACCGGTACGCGAAGGAGGGCGACCCGAAGGCGATCGCGTTCCCGCGCGGGCTCACCGGGCCGCGCGACGCGGCGTACGACTTCTCCTTCTCCGGTCTGAAGACGGCCGTGGCCCGCTGGATCGAGGCCAAGCGGGCGGCGGGGGAGGAGGTGCCGGTGCGCGATGTGGCCGCGTCCTTCCAGGAGGCCGTGGTGGACGTGCTCACCCGCAAGGCCGTACGGGCCTGCAAGGATCAGGGCGTCGACCACCTCATGATCGGCGGCGGCGTGGCCGCCAACTCCCGGCTGCGCGTGCTCGCCCAGGAGCGCTGCGAGGCCGCCGGGATCCGGCTGCGGGTGCCGCGGCCGAAGCTGTGCACGGACAACGGTGCGATGGTCGCGGCCCTCGGCGCGGAGATGGTGGCGCGGAACCGGGCCGCCTCCGACTGGGACCTGTCCGCGGACTCCTCGCTGCCGGTGACCGACCCGCATGTGCCAGGACACGGGCATGCGCACGGGCACGGGCACGACCATGTGCACGAGGTCTCGAAGGAGAACCTGTACTCGTGA
- a CDS encoding LacI family DNA-binding transcriptional regulator, whose translation MNPSKPLTARSTQTATLAEIAREAGVSAPTVSKVLNGRADVAPATRTRVEELLRSYGYRRRRAEATRSPLIDLVFHELESAWAMEVIRGVENVARDEGLSVVLSESAGRLTPGRTWADQVAARRPYGVILVLSGLDESGRALLTSRSIPFVVMDPAGDPGDDVPSIGATNWHGGLAATRHLVELGHTRIGAISGPSRMMCSRARVDGYRAALETAGLPVDPALIRPGNFHHESGYRAGLELLRSPNRPTAVFAGNDLQALGLYEAARELGLRVPEDLSVVGFDDLPVARWVGPPLTTVRQPLTEMAEAAARLVLELGREQGASAATRVELATSLVVRSSTGAPPA comes from the coding sequence ATGAACCCCTCGAAGCCGCTGACCGCACGGTCGACGCAGACCGCGACGCTCGCCGAGATCGCCCGCGAGGCCGGCGTATCGGCTCCGACTGTTTCGAAGGTACTCAACGGCCGCGCCGACGTGGCCCCGGCGACCCGCACCCGCGTCGAGGAGCTGCTGCGCTCGTACGGCTACCGGCGGCGCAGGGCCGAGGCGACCCGGTCACCCCTCATCGACCTGGTCTTCCACGAGCTGGAGAGCGCCTGGGCGATGGAGGTGATCCGGGGCGTCGAGAACGTCGCCCGGGACGAGGGGCTGAGCGTGGTCCTCTCCGAGAGCGCGGGGCGGCTGACCCCCGGCCGCACCTGGGCCGACCAGGTCGCCGCGCGCCGCCCGTACGGGGTGATCCTCGTGCTGTCCGGGCTCGACGAGTCCGGACGGGCGCTGCTGACCAGCAGGTCCATCCCGTTCGTGGTGATGGACCCGGCCGGCGACCCCGGCGACGACGTGCCGTCGATCGGCGCCACCAACTGGCACGGCGGGCTGGCCGCGACCCGCCATCTCGTCGAGCTGGGCCACACCCGGATCGGCGCGATCAGCGGGCCTTCGCGGATGATGTGCAGCCGCGCCCGGGTCGACGGCTATCGCGCCGCGCTGGAGACGGCGGGGCTGCCGGTCGACCCGGCGCTGATCCGGCCGGGCAACTTCCACCACGAGAGCGGGTACCGGGCGGGGCTCGAACTGCTGCGCTCGCCGAACCGGCCCACCGCCGTCTTCGCGGGCAACGACCTCCAGGCGCTCGGCCTGTACGAGGCCGCGCGCGAGCTGGGGCTGCGCGTTCCCGAGGACCTGAGTGTCGTCGGGTTCGACGATCTGCCGGTGGCGCGCTGGGTCGGGCCGCCGCTGACGACCGTACGGCAGCCGCTGACGGAGATGGCGGAGGCGGCGGCGCGGCTGGTGCTCGAACTGGGGCGTGAGCAGGGGGCGTCGGCGGCGACAAGAGTGGAACTGGCCACAAGCCTCGTGGTGCGCAGCAGCACCGGCGCGCCCCCGGCGTAG
- a CDS encoding carbohydrate ABC transporter permease: MSATTGTPVTATTGTPKEVRRRRRLRSLPVYVILWVVGVFMVTPLLYALISGFKSTDQLSSNPFGLPSPWVTSNYTSLLGSGSFWRAIGSSTVIAVGATLLTVSVAALAAFALARFSFRGRELMFTLFTMGLMFPFAVAILPLFILLRTFGLLDNPWGVILPEAAFGLPVTIIILRGFFREIPAELEEAATLDGCTRFGFFWRILLPLARPALGTVSVLAIVGSWNQFLLPLLVFSEPTWWTIPVGIQQFQGQYASDVARIFAYLVLAMVPALAFYAVAERQLIGGITLGATKG, from the coding sequence ATGAGCGCCACGACGGGGACCCCGGTGACCGCCACGACGGGGACACCGAAGGAGGTGCGGCGGCGCCGACGGCTGCGCTCCCTCCCCGTGTACGTGATCCTCTGGGTGGTCGGCGTCTTCATGGTCACCCCGCTCCTCTACGCCCTGATCTCCGGCTTCAAGTCCACCGACCAGCTCTCCTCCAACCCGTTCGGGCTGCCCTCGCCGTGGGTGACCTCGAACTACACCTCGCTGCTCGGCTCGGGCTCGTTCTGGCGGGCCATCGGCAGCAGCACGGTGATCGCGGTGGGCGCCACCCTGCTCACGGTGTCGGTGGCGGCCCTGGCGGCGTTCGCGCTCGCCCGGTTCTCCTTCCGTGGACGGGAGTTGATGTTCACCCTGTTCACGATGGGGCTGATGTTCCCGTTCGCGGTGGCGATCCTGCCGCTGTTCATCCTGCTGCGCACCTTCGGGCTGCTGGACAACCCGTGGGGTGTGATCCTGCCCGAGGCGGCCTTCGGACTGCCGGTGACGATCATCATCCTGCGCGGCTTCTTCCGGGAGATCCCGGCGGAGCTGGAGGAGGCGGCGACCCTCGACGGCTGCACCCGCTTCGGGTTCTTCTGGCGGATCCTGCTGCCGCTGGCCCGGCCCGCGCTCGGCACCGTCTCCGTCCTTGCCATCGTGGGCAGTTGGAACCAGTTCCTGCTGCCGCTGCTCGTCTTCAGCGAACCCACCTGGTGGACGATCCCGGTCGGCATCCAGCAGTTCCAGGGCCAGTACGCCTCCGACGTGGCCCGCATCTTCGCCTATCTGGTGCTCGCCATGGTGCCCGCCCTCGCCTTCTACGCGGTCGCCGAGCGGCAGCTCATCGGCGGCATCACGCTCGGCGCGACCAAGGGCTGA
- a CDS encoding LacI family DNA-binding transcriptional regulator, translated as MSTEVGAVARESIKNKVTITEIARQAGVSVPTVSRVVNGRSDVSPETRARVEDLLRHHGYQRKSSAPGDRAALIDLVFNDLDSPWAVEIIRGVEEVAHASGVGTVVSAIHDASGSARQWMTNLRARASDGVILVTSVLEPRLHEELRRLGVPLVVIDPAGSPSLDAPTVGATNWAGGMAATEHLLGLGHRRIGFIAGPVRLLCSRARLDGYRAALEGVGVDVDDALIVPGDFYHQAGFDGCNTLLDLGEPPTAVFAASDQMALGAIEALRRRGLRVPEDMSVVGFDDLPEVRWSAPPLTTVRQPLADMGKLATRTVLRLALGEEPASPRVELATELVVRASTAVRAV; from the coding sequence ATGTCGACGGAGGTGGGCGCAGTGGCCCGGGAGAGCATCAAGAACAAGGTGACGATCACCGAGATCGCCCGGCAGGCCGGGGTCTCGGTGCCCACCGTGTCGCGTGTCGTCAACGGCCGCTCCGATGTGTCGCCGGAGACCCGGGCCCGGGTCGAGGACCTGCTGCGGCACCATGGCTACCAGCGCAAATCGTCCGCGCCTGGCGACCGGGCCGCCCTCATCGACCTTGTTTTCAACGATCTCGACAGCCCCTGGGCCGTGGAGATCATCCGGGGCGTCGAGGAGGTCGCGCACGCGTCGGGCGTGGGCACGGTGGTCTCCGCGATCCACGACGCCTCGGGCTCGGCCCGGCAGTGGATGACCAATCTGCGCGCCCGCGCCTCGGACGGCGTGATCCTGGTGACCTCCGTCCTCGAACCCCGGCTGCACGAGGAGCTGCGGCGCCTCGGCGTACCGCTCGTCGTCATCGACCCGGCGGGGTCGCCGTCCCTGGACGCGCCCACCGTCGGCGCCACCAACTGGGCGGGCGGCATGGCCGCGACGGAGCATCTGCTCGGCCTCGGCCACCGCCGGATCGGCTTCATCGCCGGGCCGGTGCGGTTGCTGTGCTCGCGGGCGCGGCTCGATGGGTACCGGGCGGCGCTGGAGGGGGTCGGTGTCGACGTCGACGACGCCCTGATCGTGCCGGGCGACTTCTATCACCAGGCGGGGTTCGACGGCTGCAACACCCTGCTCGACCTGGGGGAACCGCCCACCGCGGTGTTCGCCGCGAGTGACCAGATGGCGCTGGGGGCGATCGAGGCGTTGCGGCGGCGGGGGTTGCGTGTGCCGGAGGACATGAGCGTGGTGGGGTTCGACGACCTGCCCGAGGTGCGGTGGTCCGCGCCGCCGCTCACGACGGTGCGGCAGCCGCTGGCGGACATGGGGAAGCTGGCGACGCGGACGGTTCTGCGGCTGGCGTTGGGGGAAGAGCCGGCGTCTCCTCGGGTGGAGCTGGCCACCGAGTTGGTTGTGCGGGCGAGTACGGCTGTGCGGGCCGTCTGA
- a CDS encoding glycoside hydrolase family 3 N-terminal domain-containing protein, giving the protein MIHPWQDPALPAGVRAADLLARMTLQEKIAQLYSVWPGSNETPGGDMAPLQHALSEDIDLTELLPHGLGQLTRPFGTAPVAPAEGTARLASLQERVRSANRFGLPAVAHEECLTGFTAWQATIFPTPLAWGASFDPALVKEMASSIGATMRAAGIHQGLAPVLDVVRDPRWGRTEESIGEDPYLVATVGTAYVQGLESAGVVATLKHFAGYSASRGARNHAPASIGPRELADVILPPFEMALREGGARSVMAAYNDVDGLPAHAHYGLLTQLLREEWQFTGTVVADYFAVSFLESAHGLTDSPAGAAALALAAGVDVELPAVRCYGSGPVDEELVDRAALRVLTQKCELGLLDPDWAPPAADGPVDFNPPQMRELARQLAEESVVLLANGDREGTGTGTLPLAPGVRRIAVLGPLADDPAAMLGCYTFPRHVLLDHPDVPMGVAVPTLLEALRAELPDAEFGDDPAAADVCVVAVGDRSGLFGRGTSGEGCDAADLELPDGQAELVDKALASGTPVVLVLLSGRPYALGRWADRCAAVVQAFFAGQEGGPALAGVLSGRVNPSGRLPVSVPRDPAGQPWTYLAPPLGQRGGASTLDPTPLFPFGHGLSYTSYAWQEPTVDDATFATDGETTLRLTVRNTGERAGTEVVQLYLHDPVGKVARPVARLIGYARVPLEAGASAEAHFTVPADLAAYTGPDGDRIVEPGALELRLGVSSADGDVRYAVPVTLTGPERVVGPGRRMRCEVRVK; this is encoded by the coding sequence ATGATCCACCCCTGGCAGGACCCCGCTCTGCCCGCAGGCGTCCGCGCCGCCGATCTGCTCGCCCGGATGACCCTGCAGGAGAAGATCGCCCAGCTCTACAGCGTCTGGCCCGGCTCGAACGAGACCCCGGGCGGTGACATGGCGCCGCTCCAGCACGCCCTGTCCGAGGACATCGACCTGACCGAGCTTCTCCCGCACGGGCTGGGCCAGTTGACCCGCCCCTTCGGTACCGCGCCCGTCGCTCCGGCGGAGGGCACGGCCCGGCTCGCCTCCCTCCAGGAACGCGTACGCTCCGCGAACCGCTTCGGGCTGCCCGCCGTCGCGCACGAGGAGTGCCTCACCGGGTTCACCGCCTGGCAGGCGACGATCTTCCCGACCCCGCTCGCCTGGGGCGCGAGCTTCGACCCCGCCCTGGTGAAGGAGATGGCGTCGTCGATCGGCGCCACCATGCGGGCCGCCGGCATCCACCAGGGGCTGGCCCCCGTCCTCGACGTCGTGCGGGACCCGCGCTGGGGCCGCACGGAGGAGTCGATCGGCGAGGATCCCTACCTCGTGGCGACCGTCGGCACCGCCTACGTCCAGGGGCTGGAGTCGGCGGGCGTCGTCGCCACCCTCAAGCACTTCGCCGGGTACTCGGCCTCGCGCGGCGCCCGCAACCACGCGCCCGCGTCGATCGGCCCGCGCGAACTGGCGGACGTCATCCTGCCGCCGTTCGAGATGGCCCTGCGGGAGGGCGGGGCGCGGTCGGTGATGGCGGCGTACAACGACGTCGACGGGCTGCCCGCGCACGCGCACTACGGGCTCCTCACCCAACTCCTGCGCGAGGAATGGCAGTTCACCGGCACGGTCGTCGCCGACTATTTCGCGGTGTCCTTCCTGGAGTCGGCGCACGGGCTCACCGACTCCCCGGCGGGGGCGGCGGCGCTCGCCCTCGCGGCGGGCGTGGACGTGGAGCTGCCCGCCGTACGGTGCTACGGATCCGGGCCGGTCGACGAGGAGCTGGTGGACCGGGCCGCGCTGCGCGTCCTGACGCAGAAGTGCGAGCTGGGGCTGCTGGACCCCGACTGGGCGCCCCCGGCCGCGGACGGCCCGGTCGACTTCAATCCGCCGCAAATGCGGGAACTGGCACGGCAGTTGGCGGAGGAGTCGGTCGTGCTGCTGGCCAACGGCGACCGGGAGGGCACCGGCACCGGCACACTGCCGCTCGCGCCCGGCGTGCGGCGGATCGCCGTACTCGGCCCGCTCGCCGACGACCCGGCGGCCATGCTCGGCTGCTACACCTTCCCCCGCCATGTCCTCCTCGACCACCCCGACGTCCCGATGGGCGTCGCCGTACCGACGCTGCTCGAAGCGCTGCGCGCGGAGCTGCCGGACGCCGAGTTCGGGGACGACCCGGCGGCGGCCGACGTGTGCGTGGTCGCGGTCGGCGACCGCTCGGGGCTGTTCGGACGCGGCACGTCCGGCGAGGGCTGCGACGCGGCCGACCTCGAACTACCCGACGGACAAGCAGAGTTGGTGGACAAGGCGCTGGCCTCCGGGACACCGGTGGTACTGGTGCTGCTCTCCGGGCGGCCCTACGCGCTCGGGCGCTGGGCGGACCGGTGCGCGGCGGTGGTGCAGGCGTTCTTCGCCGGCCAGGAGGGCGGGCCCGCGCTGGCCGGGGTCCTGTCGGGGCGGGTCAACCCGTCGGGGCGGCTTCCGGTGAGCGTGCCGCGCGACCCCGCCGGACAGCCGTGGACGTATCTCGCCCCGCCGCTCGGGCAGCGCGGCGGGGCGAGCACCCTCGACCCGACGCCGCTGTTCCCGTTCGGGCACGGTCTGTCCTACACGTCGTACGCCTGGCAGGAGCCGACGGTCGACGACGCCACGTTCGCGACGGACGGCGAGACGACGCTGCGGCTGACCGTCCGCAACACGGGGGAGCGGGCCGGTACGGAGGTCGTCCAGCTCTATCTGCACGACCCGGTCGGCAAGGTGGCGCGACCGGTGGCCCGGCTGATCGGCTACGCGCGGGTGCCGCTGGAGGCGGGGGCGTCGGCGGAGGCGCACTTCACGGTCCCGGCGGACCTGGCCGCGTACACCGGACCCGACGGGGACCGGATCGTCGAACCGGGTGCGCTGGAACTGCGGTTGGGGGTGTCCAGCGCCGACGGCGACGTGCGGTACGCGGTGCCGGTCACGCTGACCGGGCCCGAGCGGGTGGTGGGGCCCGGGCGGCGGATGCGATGCGAGGTGCGGGTGAAGTGA
- the tsaB gene encoding tRNA (adenosine(37)-N6)-threonylcarbamoyltransferase complex dimerization subunit type 1 TsaB → MLLLALDTATPAVTVALHDGTSVIASSSQVDARRHGELLLPAVDRVLADAGLKLDAVTGIVVGVGPGPYTGLRVGLMTADTFGLVLGVPVHGLCTLDGLAYAAEVEGPFVVATDARRKEVYWARYADRRTRVSEPAVDRPAEIADAVAGLPAVGAGALLYPDTFPDAREPEHVTAAALACLAAEKLAAGEELEAPRPLYLRRPDAQVPKNYKVVTPK, encoded by the coding sequence GTGCTCTTGCTCGCTCTGGATACCGCCACCCCCGCTGTGACCGTCGCCCTGCACGACGGCACGTCCGTCATCGCCTCGTCGAGCCAGGTGGACGCGCGCCGGCACGGAGAGCTGCTGCTGCCGGCCGTCGACCGGGTGCTCGCCGACGCAGGCCTCAAGCTGGACGCCGTCACCGGCATCGTCGTGGGCGTCGGCCCCGGCCCGTACACGGGGCTGCGTGTCGGCCTCATGACCGCCGACACCTTCGGGCTCGTGCTCGGGGTGCCCGTGCACGGCCTGTGCACCCTCGACGGGCTCGCCTACGCCGCCGAGGTCGAGGGCCCCTTCGTCGTCGCCACGGACGCACGGCGCAAGGAGGTCTACTGGGCGCGGTACGCCGACCGCCGTACGCGCGTGTCGGAGCCCGCCGTGGACCGGCCCGCCGAGATCGCCGACGCCGTGGCCGGACTGCCTGCTGTCGGCGCGGGCGCGCTGCTCTACCCCGACACCTTCCCCGACGCCCGCGAGCCCGAGCACGTCACGGCCGCCGCGCTCGCCTGCCTCGCCGCGGAGAAGCTCGCCGCGGGCGAGGAGCTGGAGGCGCCCCGGCCGCTCTATCTGCGGCGCCCGGACGCCCAGGTCCCGAAGAACTACAAGGTGGTCACCCCCAAGTGA